GGCCACGCTGCTGGCCTGCCTGCCGGCGGGTATCGCCCTGCTGGTCAGGGTGCTCGCCGCGCGCGGCCGCGGTGCCGGGTTCGCCGGGCTGTGGCTGCTGGGCTGCGCGCTGGTCAGCGCGTGGTGGATCGGCCCGCTCCTGGTCCTGGGCCGTTACTCTGCGCCGTTCACGGACTTCATCGAGTCCTCCTTCGTGACCAACCGCTGGCTGAACCTCGCGGAGATCCTCCGAGGCACGACCAGCTGGGCACCCTTCGTGGACACCGAACGCACCGCCGGCGCCCTGCTGGTGCTGCAGCCGGTGTATGTCCTGGTCACCATGGCCGTGGCGGCGGCCGGTCTCGTCGGCCTGTGCCTGCTGCCCCGGCGCTCGCTGTGGCTGGTCATGCTCTTCACCGGGGTCGCGCTGCTCGGCGCCGCGCACGGCCCCTTCGCGGCCGGGTGGCTGGAGCTTCTCGACGGCCCCCTCGCCGCATTCCGCAACATCCACAAGGCCGACCCGCTGGTGCGCATTCCCCTGCTCATCGGCCTGGCCCACCTGGGCAGCCGGCTGTCCCTGCCCACCACCGCGGCCGACCTCGCCCACCCGAGCCGGCGCCACGCGGGCGCGGTGCTCGTCTCGCTCGTGGCGCTGGCCGCCGTCTCCCCCGCCCTCTCCGCGCGCCTGCTGCCCACGGGCACGTGGAACGAGATCCCGGACTACTGGCTGGAGGCCACGGCCTTCCTCAACGACAACGCCGCCGGCACCCGCACGCTCATCGCCCCGGAGACCCCCTTCGCCCGACAGGACTGGGGCTGGACCCGCGACGAACCCGCGCAGCCGCTTCTCGACGTCCCCTGGGCCGTGCGCGACGCCATCCCCCTGGTCGACCCGGAGGCGGTGCGCGGGCTCGACGGCATGATGGCCGTGCTGCACCAGCTCCCGGAACAGGCCGGACCCGCGCTGGTACAGGCGGGGATCGGGGCGGTGCTGGTGCGCCACGACCTGGAGAACGCTGAGCCAGTGGACGCCGAGGCGCTCGCGGAGTCCGTCCCCGGCGCGCGGGTCCACGGGTTCGGCGAGATCGAGGTGGTGCTGCTCGACCCGGACGCGGGCGCGCACACCAGCGACACCGCACCGCTGCGGGTGGCCGGCGGCGGCGAATCCGTCGCGCTGCTGGACACCCTCACCGAACCCGCCCCGCGCGAGCTCGTCGCCACCGATGCCGACGTGGTCACCGACACACCCCTGGCCGTCGCCCGCAACTACGGCACGCTGGACAATCCGGTCTCCGCCCCGCTGGCCCACCCCGAGGAGGGCGCGGACGTGCGCAACCGGGCGCGTGACTACCCCTCCGCCGGGCCGCTCACCCGGGTGGTCGAGCACGGCCTGCGGGTCTCCGCGTCCTCGTCGGCGGCGGACGCGACCGCCTTCGGCGGGGCTGACGTGGCCAAGTCGGTGACGGCGGGCGTCGACAAGCATCCCGACACCGCCTGGTGGCCCGCTCCCGGCGCGGCGAGCGGGGAATGGATCGAGCTGGCCGGGGACTTCGCCGGGCAGGAGCACGTGCGCATCACGGCGACGGACGACTCGGAGGTTACCGTCAGTTCCGGGGAGGCGGCCACGACCGTGGCGTTGACCGGCGGGGAGGAGGCCGAGGTCGTCGTGCCCGGGCCCGCGACCGGCGCGATCCGCGTGACCCTCGCCGGCCCAGCAGCGGTGGGCATCGCGGAGATCTCCGTCGACGGCCACCCCGCCGAGCGGGTGGTCACGGTGCCGGACACCTCCCCGAACGTGCGGCAGTTCCTCTTCCAGCGGCTCCTGGTGGACACCGGCGTGCTCGTGCGCGATTTCACCGCCCCGCGCGACATGACGGTGCGGCTGGATTCCGACGGACCCGTGCTTATCGACGACCAGGAGCACCACCCCGGCGACACCCTCGAGCTGCCGGCCGGACAGCACCGCCTGGACACCGAGGCCACCTGGGTCACCCTCACCGAACCCGGGTTCGCACCCGCGACCGGGGAGAACCTCTACTACTCCGGGCTCTCGGCGAACGAGGGGCTGCGCGCGCACGCGGGCGGCGTGGAGCTCGAGCCGCGCCGGGTCGGCGCCGGCATGCAGGGTTTTGTGCTGCCCGAGGGGGTCGAGGGCCCCGTCGAGGTGAGTTTTGCCGGCGAGCGCGCCTACCGCGGCTCGCTCATCATGGGCGGGGCGCTGCTCGCGCTGACGCTGCTGGCCTGCGCCGTGGTGGGCCTGTCCGGGCGCCGGGGGCGCGAGCGGGGCGAGCTTCCCGAGGGCAACCCCACCGCCACCATCATCGCCGGGCTGGCGGCGCTGTTTGTCGTGGCCGGCCCGGCCGGGCTGATCGCCGCGGCTGCGGTGGCCGCGATCCGTTATTTCACCCTCATCCGCGGGCCGTGGCTGGCGGCGGGGCTGGTGGCCGTCGCGGGAGCATGGCTGGCGCGCTCCCCCTGGCCCTCGCCGACCTACGCGGGCGACGTGGACGTTCTTCAGTGGGTGCTGGCCGCCGCGCTGGCCTGCTCACTGCCGGGCCTTCTGCCCCGCACCAACCGCGCCCCCGGGAGCTCGATGAACTCGTAGCTCAGCGCCGACACCACCACCGTCAGGGCCAGGGTGAGGGCAAAAACGAGCGGAAAATGCCCGGAGAAGTAGTCGATCCCGGTGAGGGGGAACACCACCGCCATGACGGGCAGGTGCCAGAGGAACACCGAGTAGGACCAGCGCCCGAGCGTGGTCATCACGGGCGAGGACAGGACCCTATCGCCCGGCGCGAGGGCCACGGGGACAACCACGCAGAACGCGAACGCCGCCCCGGCGAGGATGCGGCGGACGAACTCCCCCGGGGAAGGGTGGGTCAGGCCGAGGGGGCCGAACCACTCCTGCCCCGCCACCCAGGCGGTGAGCAGGGCGAGCGCCCACCACAGCCAGCGCACCCGGAAGATCCGGGGCACGCGGCGCCCCTCGTACTCCGCGGCGAGCAGGCCCACGGCAAACCAGCTGGCGTACGCCGGGGGCCAGATCTGCCGGTTGGCCACGCCGTCTGCCGGGGTGTCGGCGACAAACGGGAGGTAGGCCCACCCGAGGCTGAGCACGGCCAGGGCGGCGATCGCGGCCATCCGGCTGGCGGGCCGCAGACGTCGCAAAGCCAGCACCACCAGGGGAAACACCAGGTAGAACGCCGCCTCCACGCACAGGGACCACAGGTGCGTCAGGCCGCCGACCAGCCCGTCCGGCCAGTAGATCTGCGTCATCGTGAGGTTGGCCAGCACCTGTCGCCAGGTCATCGTCGTGGCCTCGGGAAGCAGCACCACCACGGTGACCACCAGCGCGAGGTAGGCCGGCAGGATGCGCCCGGCCCGCGATCGCCAGTAGCGCCCCACCTGCAGGCGCCCCGTGCCCGGTCCGTAGGAGCGCCACAGGAGGAAGGCCGAGAGGGCGTAGAAGACGGAGACGAAGAAGTCGAAACGCGCGAGAACGGAACCGACGGGCGATGCGGGGTCCATGCCGGTCTGGAAGGCCGCATGGGTGGCCACCACCCCGGCCGCGGCGACGAAACGCAGCCCCTCGAGGGCGGGCAGGTGCCGGTGGGCGCGGGAGGCCTGAGCGGCGGTGGCCATGAGCGCTCCCGTATCGTCGTCAACTGTTAGAGGTGACGCGATTGTATATGGAAGGGGTTCGCGTGGACACGACTGCCGCACCGCGCCTCCCACGCCGGCGGCTGGCCTGGCTGGGGGCCTTGACGCTGGTGGCGTTCCTCTTCGGCTCCTTCCTGGCCCCGATGGTCCTGTGGTTTCTCGAGCCCCTGCCCCGCGATGTCGACAACACCTACGTCACCGAATCCGCCCCCATGACCGTGCTGCAGGGCGACGAGGCCATCACCGGCACGGGCCACCTGGAGCAGCACGAACGCACCAGCCCAGGCGCGGACCGCAGCGAGGCCACTGCGCAGTCCGAGACCCGCGTGTTCCTCGGTGACGAACAGATCGGGCAGCTGCGCGAGGAGCTCACCGTCGACCGGGGCGCCACCTTCCCCGTCCCCGGCTCGCCGGCGCGGCAGCTGGTGGAGCTGGGTGGCACCAGCGCGGACTTCGAGAGTGAAGCGCCGGCCGGGCTGCGCCACTTCTTCCCCTTCGGCCCCGAGCGCCGTTCCTACGCCTACCTCGATCCCGTCACGCGCGACACCACCCCGCTGGACTTCGTCGACGAGGTGACCGTGGGCAGCGTCGAGGCCTACCGCTACACCCAGACCATCGAGGCGCAGCCGGTGGCCGGCGCCCTCGCGGAGGTGCTGCCGCCGCGCCCCGACCAGCACCCCTACTACTCCGCCACCCGCGACCTCCTCGTCGACTCCCGCACGGGCCGCATCCTCGACGTCGACGGGACCTATCACCTGTACTACGCCGCGGACGGCTGGGAGGCGCGGCAGACGTCGATCAGCGAGCCCGCCGCCGGGCGCACCATCTTCCAGCAGCACGTGACGTGGGACGAGGCGACGAAGGCGACGCGTCTCGACGACGCCGAGCACCTGAGCGCCATGCTGCGCACGCTGCAGGTCCTCGCGTGGATCGGCACCACCGCCGCCGTGCTGCTCGTGCTGCGCATGATGTACCTGGTCTGGAAGCACCGCCGGGCCCTCGCGGCCCGAGCCGCGCGGGAGCGGTCCTGAGCCGCGCCCTGCTGGTCGCGTGGGCCGTCTTCCTCGTCGGCGCGCTGACCCACCCGCTCCTCGCGCCGGGCGATCTGGCGCTGCGCGACATGCTCGTGCTCGACTCCCCCGCCCTGAGCCCCTCGGCCGTGGGTTTCGGCGACCTGCCCGCCCGCAACGCGCCCCAGGACGGGGTGCTCGCCCTGGTGGGATTGCTTGTCGACGCCTCGTGGTTCGCCCGCCTGCTCATCGTCGCCGGTGCCGGCACCGGCGCATTCGGCGCCGCGCGGCTGGCCCGGGTGGTCAATCCCCGCGCCTCCGCGTGGGCGGTGGCCGCGGCCATGACCGTGGCGGTGTGGAACCCCTTCGTGGTGGAACGCCTGCTCCAGGGCCAGTGGTCGCTGGTCATCGCCGCCTGGCTGCTGCCGCTCGTGGCCGCCGCGGCCCTGTCCGGACGGGTCTACCTGTCAGCCGCCACGGTGTTCGCCGCCTCGCTCACCCCGACGGGCGCGCTCATGGCCTCACTCGTGGCCGTGGCCACCGCCCGATCCTGGGCCGCCCGCGCCGGCCTCCTGCTCGCCGGGGCGGCGGTGAGTGTGCCCTGGCTGGTGCCCGGGTTCCTGGGGGCCGCGGACTCCCTCGCCAGCTCGGCCGCGGCCTTCGCCCCGCGGGCCGAGCAGTTCGTGGGCACCCCCGGCGCGCTGCTGGGCCTGGGCGGGATCTGGAACGCCGACGCGGTGCCCGCCTCGCGGGAGAACGGGTTCGCGCTGTTCGGGGTGGCGCTGGCCGCGGTGCTGCTCACCGCGTGGCGGCGCTGCCCCGCCCCGCTGCTGATCCTCACCGGCCTGGGCCTCGGCGGGGCGACGCTGGCCTGGCTCGCCCCGGAACTAATGGGCCTGTTCGTCTCCGAGGTTCCCGGCGGCGGGCTGCTGCGGGACTCGCAGAAGCTGGTGATGCTGGCCATCCCCGGCTACGTTGCTTTGGCCGGCCTGCTCAGCCGCTGGCCCGCCGTCGCCGCCCTGGCGCTGGCGCTGCTGCAGGTGCCCGACGCGCCCCGGGAGCTGCAGCAGCTGCGCCCGGTGGAGATCGCCGTGGACACTCAACTGGTGGAGCGGGCCGACGGGCGGGACGTCTACTTCCCCGGCCGCGGCACGCTTGTTGAGCTGGACGGGCGGGTCATCCTCGACCCCTATGCCCGGGCGCTGAGCAAGGTGGAGTCCGGCGAGCTGCGTGTCGATTCCCACGTCACCGACCTGCCCACCCGGCGTTACCAGGCCGTCGAACGTGCCTGGGCCGCCGGCGACCTCGGGTTGCTGGAACGCCTGGGTGTCGGGCTCATCGTCACCCCGGACGGTCAGGTCACGGAGACCGCCGCCGCGCCGCAGCCCACCCGCACGGGTGTGGCCCTGACGCTGTGGTGGCTGGCCGTTGGCGCGTTGCTGACCTATTTAGCCACCCGGCGCAGCAGTTCCTCGAAACGCCGGCCGGTCTCCTCCCACGAGTAACCCGCCGCCAGTTCGCGGGCGGCCTCGCCGAGGGCGCGGCGGCGGGGTTCGTCGCTGAGCAGCACCCGCACAGCACCGGGAAGGTCCTTCGGGCCGTTGACCAGCACCCCGGTGGTGCCGTCGACGACGGAGTCGCGCAGCCCGCCGGCGTCGACGTAGCCGATGGTGGGCACCCCGTGCTGGGCAGCCTCGACGACGGCCAGACCCCAGCCCTCCTTGCGCGAGGGCATGAGGTGGATCGCGGCGCGGGCGAGCAGGGCGTGTTTGTAGTCCTCGGTGACCTGCCCATGGAAGATCACGCGGGCGTCCTGGGCGTACTCGCGTAGCTCATCGGCCCACCAGCCGCTGCCGATGACGTCGAGCACCACGTCGTCCGGCAACTCCCGGACCACGTCGATGGCGTGCTCGATCTGCTTGTGCGGGACCAGCCGCGACAGCGTGACCAGGTGGGTATGGCCGTCGTCCGCAATGCGCGGCACCTGCGCCGGGACCGGGTCGATGCCGTTGGCGATGATGCTGATGTCGCCCTCGGAGATCCCCAGCTCGGCGAGGTCCGCCCGCGAGGATTCCGACACCGTCACGTACGGCGCCCCGCGGTAGACGAGCGGGGCGACCCGGGACTCCAGGAACCAGCCGAAACGCCCGATCAGTCGCCCGGCCACCGGCCACTGCTCCCTGTGCCGGTGATGGGTGAGCAGCACGGTCGGCGCGCCGGAGATGAGGCGGGCAAAGAACGGGATGCCGTTCTGGGTGTCCACCACCACGTCGAACCTACGCAGGGTCCCCAGGCCGAGCCGGCCCAGCGCAAGCCCGCCGAGGGCGTTGAGGTACACGGTGTATTTGCCGCCCGAACGGGAGTAACGCACCCCGTTCCTCCTGCTGCGCCGGGGCGCGTCGGTGTGCCCGGCGGTGCGGTAGACCACGTCGTGGCCACGGGCCGCCAGGTACTCCCCGACACGCTCGAGGTAGCGCTCGGAGCCACCTCCCTGGGGGTGGGTCGAGTCGCGCCAGCACAACAGAAGAATTCTCATGATTTCCGCACCAGCCTAGACTTGGCTCCCGTGAATGCACCTGCCACCCGTCGATTAGCCACCCTGTCCCGGTCGTGGTCGCTGCTGCGCTCCTTCCGCCACGAGCAGCCGCGCCCGGATCTCTTCTACGGCGGCCTCGCGGAGGACACCGCACAACTGGTGGAGGCACTGCTTCTCGACGCCCGTGGCCACCACCTCGCCGGCCGGGCCGTCCTCGACGTGGGCGGCGGGCCGGGCTACTTCGCCGACGCCTTCGCCGCGCGCGGCGCCTGGTACGTGGGCCTGGAGCCCGACGTGGGCGAGATGTCCGCCGCGGGCATCGACGTGGCCGCCGCCGTGCGTGGCGACGGCACCGCCCTGCCCTTCGCCACCGACAGCTTCGACGTGGTCTATTCCTCCAACGTCGCCGAGCACGTGCCCGACTTCACCGCCATGGGTGATGAGATGCTGCGGGTGACCCGGCCGGGTGGCCTGGCAATTCTCTCCTACACCGTCTGGCTCGGGCCCTTCGGCGGTCACGAGACCGGCCTGTGGGAGCACTACGTCGGCGGCGAGTTCGCGCGCCGCAGGTACGAGCGGCGCCACGGACGGGCGCCGAAGAACGTGTGGGGCCAGTCGCTTTTCGACGTCTCCTGCGCCGACGGCCTGGCCTGGGCCCGGTCGCTGGAGCGCCGGGGGCTGGCGTCGGTGGAGCTGTGTTTCCCGCGTTACCACCCGTGGTGGGCGTGGTGGATGGTGCGTGTCCCGGTGCTCCGGGAGTTCCTGGTGAGCAACCTGGTGGTGGTTGCCCGGAAGCTCTAGGAGCCCTAGGAGCGCGAGAGCAGCAGGGCGTCGCCCTGTCCGCCGCCGCCGCAGAGGCTCACGCCCGCTTTGCCGGAGCCGCGGCGCTTGAGTTCGTAGGCCGCGGTGAGCGCGAGGCGGGCGCCCGATGCGCCGATGGGATGGCCGAGCGCGATGGCGCCGCCGTGGATGTTGCACTGCTCGAGCGGGTAGTCCAGCGCGCGCAGCGATTTCACGGCCACGGCGCCGAAGGCCTCGTTGATCTCGATGAAGTCCAGGTCCGAGGCCTGCCATCCCTGGCGGCCCAGGGCCTTGAGCAGCGAATCCGCCGGCTGCGCGTGCAGGGAGTTGTCCGGCCCCGCGGTCTGCCCGGCGGCGCCGAGCTCGGCGAGGTAGTCCAGGCCGCGCTCCTCGGCCCAGGACCTGCGGGTGAGCACGAGCGCTGCCGCGCCGTCGGAGATCGGCGAGGAGTTGCCGGCGGTGATGGTGCCCGACTCGCGGACGAAGGCGGGACGGAGTTTCGCCAGCGTTTCGACGCTCGTGTCCGGCCTGATCCCCTCGTCGGAGTCCACCACCACGTCGTCGCCCTTGCGCTGGGGAATGCTCACCGGGGCGATCTCCTCGGCGAAGACCCCCTGCTCGCGGGCCGCGGCGGCGCGGCGGTGCGACTGCGCCGCCACGTTGTCCTGCTCCTCGCGGGTAATGCTCAGATCATTCAGCGGCCCCTCGGTGAGCACGCCCATGGAGACCTTGTCGAACGCGTCGACCAGGCCGTCGACCTCGAGGGTGTCCTCGAGCTGCAGCCCGCCGTAGGGCGTGCCCGCGCGTGAGCCCTTGACCACGCGCGGGGCGTTGCTCATCGATTCCTGACCGCCGGCGACGACCACGTCGGCGTCACCGAGCTGCAGGAGGCGTGCAGCGTGGATCACGGAGTCCAGCCCCGAGAGGCAGAGTTTGTTGATGGTCTCCGCGGGAACGTTCCAGGGGATTCCGGCCTGGACGGCCGCCTGGCGGGCGGGGTTCTGGCCCGCACCCGCCTGGATGACCTGGCCCATGATGACGTAGTTGACGTCCTCGGGAGACACCCCGGAGCGCTCGACGGCGTTTTTGATGGCGTGGGCGCCGAGGTCCACCGCGGTCTGGGAGGAGAGGGCGCCGAGCAGCTTGCCCTGCGGGGTACGGGCACCGGCGAGGATGACGACGGGATCTGAGGCGTGGGTCATGGCGGGTGTATCTCCTAGAGGCTGGGTGGTGGCCCCGGGCTGCGGTTGGTCTTGAGGGCGCCTTCCTCAACCAGTCGGTCGAAAGAAGGCGCCCTCAAGACCTCAGGGGCCGATGTCCGGCGTGTGTCGGTCTCCCCGAGACCGCGCGCTTTCAGAACGCGTCCTCAAGACCGACACACGCCGCAGGCGGGGAACTAGTCGGCGTCCTCGATGCGCTTCTTCAGGTCGTCGAAGAGCTCGTGGATGCGACCCGGCACGCGGGAGCCGAGGTCGTCGAGGTACTCGGCGTTGTCCTCGATGGAGGCAGCCCACTGCTCGGGGGGAGCGGTGAGCGCCTCGCGCACGTCGTCCATGTCGGCGTCCAGGCCGGTCATGTCGATGTCCTCCGCGCGGGCGGTGTTGCCCAGGACGGTCTTGTCGGCCTCGACGCGGCCCTCGATGCGGTCGACGATCCACTTGAGCACTCGCGAGTTCTCGCCGAAACCGGGCCAGAGGAAACGCTTGTCGTCGCCGCGGCGGAACCAGTTGACCATGAAGACGGACGGCATGCGGTCGCCGCCCTTCTCGCCCATGTCGAGCCAGTGCTGCAGGTAGTCGCCGACGTTGTAGCCGATGAAGGGCAGCATGGCCATGGGGTCGTGGCGCAGGGTGCCCACCTGGGCCTCGGCGGAGGCGGCCGTCTGGCCGGAGGAGAGCAGGGTGCCGTGCAGGACGGCGCGCTCCCAGTCCTCGATCTCGGTGACCAGGGGGACGGTGTCCGCGCGGCGGCCGCCGAAGAGGATGGCGTCGAGCTTGACACCCTTCCAGTCGTCGAACTCCGGCGCGGCGGTCGGGGTCTGCGCGAGGGGCACGCAGTAGCGGGAGTTGGGGTGGGCGGCGTTGCTGCCGGACTCGGGGGTCCAGTCCTTGCCACGCCAGTCGATGAGGTGCTCGGGCTTCTCGCCGTCCATGCCCTCCCACCAGACGTCGCCGTCATCGGTGAGCGCGACGTTGGTGAACAGGGTGTTGCCCTTGTCGATGGTCTCCATGGCGATGGGGTTGGAGTCGTAGCTCGTGCCCGGGGCGACGCCGAAGAAGCCGTTCTCCGGGTTGACGGCGTAGAGGCCGTCCTCGCGCAGGTGCATCCAGGCGATGTCGTCGCCGACGACCTCGGAGCTCCAGCCCTCGATGGTCGGGGTGATCATGGCCAGGTTGGTCTTGCCGCAGGCGGACGGGAACGCGCCCGCGACATGGTAGGCCTTGCCCTCGGGGCTGGTGAGCTTGAGGATGAGCATGTGCTCGGCCATCCAGCCCTCTTCCTGCGCCATCTTGGAGGCGATGCGCAGGGCGTAGCACTTCTTGGCCAGGATGGCGTTGCCGCCGTAGCCGGAGCCGTAGGACCAGATCTCCTTGGTGTCCGGGAAGTGGGTGATGTATTTGGTGTCGTTGCAGGGCCAGGGGACGTCCTGCTCACCGGGCTCGAGGGGGGCGCCCACGGAGTGGAGGCAGGGGACGAAGGAACCGTCGGTGCCGAGCTTCTCCAGCGCCTCTGTGCCCATGCGGGTCATGATGCCCATGGAGAGCACGACGTAGGGCGAGTCGGTGAGCTGCACGCCGAGCTTGGGGTTGGGGTCGCTGATCGGTCCCATGCAGAAGGGCACGACGTACATCGTGCGGCCCTTCATCGCGCCGGTGAAGCGCTCGGTCATCTCTTCCTTCATCGCCGCCGGCGGTGCCCAGTTGTTGGTCGGGCCGGCGTCGGCCTGCTCCTTGGTGCAGATGAAGGTGCGTGACTCGACACGGGCGACGTCGGCCGGGTTCGAGCGGGCGAGGAAGCTGTTCGGGCGCTTCTCCTCGTTGAGTTTGATCAACGTGCCGCTCTCGACCAGTTCGGAGGTCAGCCGGTCCCACTCTTCGCGGCTGCCGTCGACGAAGACGACGTCCTCGGGCTGGAACATGTCTACGGCGGAGTTGATCCAGGCGATCAGATCCTCGTTTTCGGTCGGGGCGGTTCCCGCCAGACCTTTCACTGCTGTGGTCATTGATTCTCCTGAATTCGTTGAGCTACGCGGTACCCAGTTAGATCCCAGTGTCTTTGTGGGGAAAGTGTCGCACGCGACCACCGTTTCCCGGTAAAACCTGATAGCGCCAGAATATCGACTTGCACACCTCCGCGGGTAGCACTACGGAGGCCGGCCACGGGCCGCCGGTAATAATCGGGGGCCTCACCCGCGTTTATCCACCAAGTGACCAACAGGTTTAGGGCATAGGACACAGCAGGCCCACCCCCGGTCAGGGGTGCCCGCCACGCCCGCCGCCTCCCCAACCTCCCCCACCACCCCGCCCGGGCCCCACCCGCGACCGCCGGATATAAAGGTATGCCCTTTTTTCGCGGCCCCGCCAGGTCGACATTTCCCACCGCGCCCCGACCTCCACGCGGGGACACCACCGACTTCACCCCCGGC
This sequence is a window from Corynebacterium doosanense CAU 212 = DSM 45436. Protein-coding genes within it:
- a CDS encoding alpha-(1->3)-arabinofuranosyltransferase domain-containing protein; its protein translation is MAVQPWGEVAADTKLDLMVDPAGFLAGAASAYSADFTLGQLQNQAYGYLFPHGLFFLLTDFLPDWVAQRLWWTLVVGVGYSGFLVLLRRIDIGSPAFRFLAAALFAFSPRTLTTLTAISSETWPVMLSPWVVAAVLSPRLDRRALVGAIVPVALMGAVNASATLLACLPAGIALLVRVLAARGRGAGFAGLWLLGCALVSAWWIGPLLVLGRYSAPFTDFIESSFVTNRWLNLAEILRGTTSWAPFVDTERTAGALLVLQPVYVLVTMAVAAAGLVGLCLLPRRSLWLVMLFTGVALLGAAHGPFAAGWLELLDGPLAAFRNIHKADPLVRIPLLIGLAHLGSRLSLPTTAADLAHPSRRHAGAVLVSLVALAAVSPALSARLLPTGTWNEIPDYWLEATAFLNDNAAGTRTLIAPETPFARQDWGWTRDEPAQPLLDVPWAVRDAIPLVDPEAVRGLDGMMAVLHQLPEQAGPALVQAGIGAVLVRHDLENAEPVDAEALAESVPGARVHGFGEIEVVLLDPDAGAHTSDTAPLRVAGGGESVALLDTLTEPAPRELVATDADVVTDTPLAVARNYGTLDNPVSAPLAHPEEGADVRNRARDYPSAGPLTRVVEHGLRVSASSSAADATAFGGADVAKSVTAGVDKHPDTAWWPAPGAASGEWIELAGDFAGQEHVRITATDDSEVTVSSGEAATTVALTGGEEAEVVVPGPATGAIRVTLAGPAAVGIAEISVDGHPAERVVTVPDTSPNVRQFLFQRLLVDTGVLVRDFTAPRDMTVRLDSDGPVLIDDQEHHPGDTLELPAGQHRLDTEATWVTLTEPGFAPATGENLYYSGLSANEGLRAHAGGVELEPRRVGAGMQGFVLPEGVEGPVEVSFAGERAYRGSLIMGGALLALTLLACAVVGLSGRRGRERGELPEGNPTATIIAGLAALFVVAGPAGLIAAAAVAAIRYFTLIRGPWLAAGLVAVAGAWLARSPWPSPTYAGDVDVLQWVLAAALACSLPGLLPRTNRAPGSSMNS
- a CDS encoding acyltransferase family protein, which gives rise to MATAAQASRAHRHLPALEGLRFVAAAGVVATHAAFQTGMDPASPVGSVLARFDFFVSVFYALSAFLLWRSYGPGTGRLQVGRYWRSRAGRILPAYLALVVTVVVLLPEATTMTWRQVLANLTMTQIYWPDGLVGGLTHLWSLCVEAAFYLVFPLVVLALRRLRPASRMAAIAALAVLSLGWAYLPFVADTPADGVANRQIWPPAYASWFAVGLLAAEYEGRRVPRIFRVRWLWWALALLTAWVAGQEWFGPLGLTHPSPGEFVRRILAGAAFAFCVVVPVALAPGDRVLSSPVMTTLGRWSYSVFLWHLPVMAVVFPLTGIDYFSGHFPLVFALTLALTVVVSALSYEFIELPGARLVRGRRPGSEQASAAASTH
- a CDS encoding porin PorA family protein, which codes for MDTTAAPRLPRRRLAWLGALTLVAFLFGSFLAPMVLWFLEPLPRDVDNTYVTESAPMTVLQGDEAITGTGHLEQHERTSPGADRSEATAQSETRVFLGDEQIGQLREELTVDRGATFPVPGSPARQLVELGGTSADFESEAPAGLRHFFPFGPERRSYAYLDPVTRDTTPLDFVDEVTVGSVEAYRYTQTIEAQPVAGALAEVLPPRPDQHPYYSATRDLLVDSRTGRILDVDGTYHLYYAADGWEARQTSISEPAAGRTIFQQHVTWDEATKATRLDDAEHLSAMLRTLQVLAWIGTTAAVLLVLRMMYLVWKHRRALAARAARERS
- a CDS encoding glycosyltransferase family 4 protein codes for the protein MRILLLCWRDSTHPQGGGSERYLERVGEYLAARGHDVVYRTAGHTDAPRRSRRNGVRYSRSGGKYTVYLNALGGLALGRLGLGTLRRFDVVVDTQNGIPFFARLISGAPTVLLTHHRHREQWPVAGRLIGRFGWFLESRVAPLVYRGAPYVTVSESSRADLAELGISEGDISIIANGIDPVPAQVPRIADDGHTHLVTLSRLVPHKQIEHAIDVVRELPDDVVLDVIGSGWWADELREYAQDARVIFHGQVTEDYKHALLARAAIHLMPSRKEGWGLAVVEAAQHGVPTIGYVDAGGLRDSVVDGTTGVLVNGPKDLPGAVRVLLSDEPRRRALGEAARELAAGYSWEETGRRFEELLRRVAK
- a CDS encoding class I SAM-dependent methyltransferase codes for the protein MNAPATRRLATLSRSWSLLRSFRHEQPRPDLFYGGLAEDTAQLVEALLLDARGHHLAGRAVLDVGGGPGYFADAFAARGAWYVGLEPDVGEMSAAGIDVAAAVRGDGTALPFATDSFDVVYSSNVAEHVPDFTAMGDEMLRVTRPGGLAILSYTVWLGPFGGHETGLWEHYVGGEFARRRYERRHGRAPKNVWGQSLFDVSCADGLAWARSLERRGLASVELCFPRYHPWWAWWMVRVPVLREFLVSNLVVVARKL
- a CDS encoding acetyl-CoA C-acetyltransferase is translated as MTHASDPVVILAGARTPQGKLLGALSSQTAVDLGAHAIKNAVERSGVSPEDVNYVIMGQVIQAGAGQNPARQAAVQAGIPWNVPAETINKLCLSGLDSVIHAARLLQLGDADVVVAGGQESMSNAPRVVKGSRAGTPYGGLQLEDTLEVDGLVDAFDKVSMGVLTEGPLNDLSITREEQDNVAAQSHRRAAAAREQGVFAEEIAPVSIPQRKGDDVVVDSDEGIRPDTSVETLAKLRPAFVRESGTITAGNSSPISDGAAALVLTRRSWAEERGLDYLAELGAAGQTAGPDNSLHAQPADSLLKALGRQGWQASDLDFIEINEAFGAVAVKSLRALDYPLEQCNIHGGAIALGHPIGASGARLALTAAYELKRRGSGKAGVSLCGGGGQGDALLLSRS
- a CDS encoding phosphoenolpyruvate carboxykinase (GTP); translated protein: MTTAVKGLAGTAPTENEDLIAWINSAVDMFQPEDVVFVDGSREEWDRLTSELVESGTLIKLNEEKRPNSFLARSNPADVARVESRTFICTKEQADAGPTNNWAPPAAMKEEMTERFTGAMKGRTMYVVPFCMGPISDPNPKLGVQLTDSPYVVLSMGIMTRMGTEALEKLGTDGSFVPCLHSVGAPLEPGEQDVPWPCNDTKYITHFPDTKEIWSYGSGYGGNAILAKKCYALRIASKMAQEEGWMAEHMLILKLTSPEGKAYHVAGAFPSACGKTNLAMITPTIEGWSSEVVGDDIAWMHLREDGLYAVNPENGFFGVAPGTSYDSNPIAMETIDKGNTLFTNVALTDDGDVWWEGMDGEKPEHLIDWRGKDWTPESGSNAAHPNSRYCVPLAQTPTAAPEFDDWKGVKLDAILFGGRRADTVPLVTEIEDWERAVLHGTLLSSGQTAASAEAQVGTLRHDPMAMLPFIGYNVGDYLQHWLDMGEKGGDRMPSVFMVNWFRRGDDKRFLWPGFGENSRVLKWIVDRIEGRVEADKTVLGNTARAEDIDMTGLDADMDDVREALTAPPEQWAASIEDNAEYLDDLGSRVPGRIHELFDDLKKRIEDAD